A section of the Planctomycetaceae bacterium genome encodes:
- the nifJ gene encoding pyruvate:ferredoxin (flavodoxin) oxidoreductase, translating into MSNRVMIDGNTAAAHVAHATNEVIAIYPITPSSVMGELADAKTAAGKTNIWGTIPSVTEMQSEAGAAGAVHGALVAGALTTTFTASQGLLLMVPNMYKIAGELTPTVFHVTARSLACQALSIFGDHSDVMACRQTGFAMLCSGSVQEVMDMALISQQATLKSRIPFLHFFDGFRTSHEIQKVEEISYDQMREMIDNSLVAAHKQRALSPDHPQISGTSQNPDVYFQGRETVNKFYDAVPQIVQETMDKFAKVVGRQYHLFDYVGAPDAEKIIIIMGSGGETAHETVEYLVSKGEKVGVLKIRLFRPFSNRDFMAAIPKSVKKIAVLDRTKEPGSLGEPLYMDVRTGIGEAMADKYAPFKEYPLVVGGRYGLGSKEFTPAMVKAVFDNLDASAPKNHFMVGIEDDVTNKSLIVDDSFNIPAEGLYTAMFYGLGSDGTVGANKNSIKIIGDLTDNYAQGYFVYDSKKAGAKTVSHLRFGKNIIRRPYLIRQADFVACHNSSFIEKYDMLGNIKPGGIFLMTSMHGKDSIWNTLPIELQTQIVNKKVKFYCMDATSIAEKLGMGSRINVIMQTAFFKISSIIPIEKSVEAIKKAIQKSYGKKGQKVVDLNNSAVDAALSEVYEVTVPASVTSKTKMPPAVPADAPKFVKEVLGEIIADKGDKIPVSKMPIDGKFPSGTTQYEKRNIAVHIPVWEPTVCIQCGQCSLVCPHAAIRVKAYDAKYAEKAPKTFKCAEAKGKELAGMKFTVQVAPEDCTGCGNCVMTCPGVEKDANKQPTGKKAINMSLQEPLRMSERENYAHFLSIPNTDPSLFKTNTVKGSQLVQPLFEYSGACAGCGETPYVKLLTQLFGDRAMIGNATGCSSIYGGNLPTTPYTVNQNGRGPAWSNSLFEDNAEFALGMRLTVDKFKEFAVELVAAAAGKGCVDKALAEEIKQAAIANDPAQAEIEKQRARVQKLKDACGGKDCPECKQLLTVADYLVRKSVWALGGDGWAYDIGYGGVDHVLASGKNINILVLDTEVYSNTGGQMSKSTPRAAVAQFAAAGKTMGKKDMAMLAMTYGNIYVARVALGANMAQTVKAFAEAESYNGPSLILAYSHCIAHGYNLLDGYEHQKQAVASGYWPLYRYNPDLKAAGQNPLQLDSKAPTANFVDYAYSENRYRMLKDSKPEVAEKLMKLATQDVAERFNLIQQLANLQCGNCQKTENK; encoded by the coding sequence ATGTCGAACAGAGTTATGATTGACGGCAATACAGCTGCCGCTCACGTGGCCCACGCCACGAATGAAGTCATCGCCATATATCCGATCACACCAAGTTCGGTTATGGGCGAGCTTGCTGACGCCAAGACTGCGGCCGGCAAGACTAATATTTGGGGTACAATCCCAAGTGTTACGGAAATGCAGTCAGAAGCAGGCGCAGCCGGTGCAGTTCACGGCGCACTGGTAGCAGGTGCTTTAACAACAACATTCACCGCATCGCAGGGGCTTTTGTTGATGGTCCCAAACATGTATAAAATCGCCGGAGAACTTACGCCGACCGTGTTCCACGTTACTGCGCGTTCGCTGGCATGTCAGGCACTGTCGATTTTCGGCGACCATTCAGACGTTATGGCTTGTCGTCAGACAGGTTTTGCGATGTTATGTTCCGGAAGTGTTCAGGAAGTTATGGATATGGCGTTGATATCGCAGCAGGCGACTTTGAAATCGCGTATTCCGTTCCTGCATTTCTTTGATGGTTTCAGAACGAGTCACGAAATACAGAAGGTTGAAGAGATTAGTTACGATCAGATGCGTGAAATGATTGACAATTCTCTGGTTGCCGCTCACAAGCAGCGTGCATTGAGTCCTGACCATCCACAGATTTCAGGAACAAGTCAGAACCCGGACGTTTATTTCCAGGGTCGTGAAACAGTTAATAAATTTTATGATGCCGTTCCGCAAATCGTTCAGGAAACGATGGACAAATTTGCGAAAGTTGTCGGCAGACAATATCACCTGTTCGATTATGTCGGCGCTCCTGATGCTGAAAAAATCATTATCATTATGGGCTCCGGCGGCGAAACAGCTCACGAAACAGTTGAATATCTCGTGTCTAAAGGTGAGAAAGTCGGTGTTTTGAAAATCAGACTCTTTAGACCTTTCAGCAACAGAGATTTTATGGCTGCGATTCCAAAATCAGTTAAGAAAATCGCGGTTCTCGACAGAACAAAAGAGCCGGGTTCACTTGGTGAACCTTTATATATGGATGTTCGCACAGGTATCGGCGAAGCAATGGCCGACAAGTACGCACCGTTCAAAGAGTATCCGCTGGTCGTCGGCGGCAGATACGGCCTTGGCTCAAAGGAATTCACACCTGCGATGGTAAAGGCAGTATTTGACAATCTCGACGCAAGTGCACCGAAGAACCATTTCATGGTTGGTATCGAAGACGATGTTACTAACAAGAGTCTGATTGTTGATGATTCGTTCAATATTCCGGCCGAAGGTCTTTATACCGCTATGTTCTATGGTCTGGGTTCGGACGGAACAGTCGGCGCAAATAAAAACTCAATCAAAATCATCGGCGATTTGACAGACAACTACGCACAGGGCTATTTCGTTTACGATTCGAAAAAAGCCGGTGCAAAAACCGTATCGCATCTTCGGTTCGGCAAAAACATAATTCGCAGACCATACCTGATTCGTCAGGCTGATTTTGTCGCATGTCATAATTCGAGCTTCATCGAAAAATACGATATGCTTGGAAATATCAAGCCCGGCGGCATATTCCTGATGACAAGCATGCACGGCAAAGACAGTATATGGAATACATTGCCCATCGAACTTCAAACGCAAATCGTCAATAAGAAAGTTAAATTCTATTGCATGGACGCGACTTCAATCGCTGAAAAATTAGGAATGGGTTCGAGAATCAACGTGATTATGCAGACCGCGTTCTTCAAAATCAGCAGCATTATTCCAATTGAAAAATCAGTCGAAGCGATCAAGAAAGCTATTCAAAAGAGCTATGGCAAAAAAGGCCAGAAAGTTGTCGATTTGAATAACTCCGCTGTTGATGCGGCTTTGAGCGAAGTTTACGAAGTTACAGTTCCGGCTTCAGTAACAAGCAAAACAAAGATGCCGCCGGCCGTTCCTGCCGATGCACCGAAATTCGTCAAAGAAGTTCTCGGCGAAATTATTGCCGACAAAGGCGATAAAATCCCGGTCAGCAAGATGCCAATCGACGGCAAATTCCCAAGCGGCACAACACAATACGAAAAGAGAAATATTGCCGTTCACATTCCTGTTTGGGAACCGACAGTATGTATTCAATGCGGACAGTGCTCACTCGTTTGCCCGCACGCAGCGATAAGAGTTAAAGCTTATGACGCGAAATACGCTGAAAAAGCACCGAAGACATTCAAGTGCGCCGAAGCGAAAGGCAAAGAACTGGCCGGTATGAAATTCACCGTTCAGGTCGCACCGGAAGACTGCACAGGTTGCGGAAATTGCGTTATGACTTGTCCGGGCGTTGAAAAAGACGCTAACAAACAGCCGACCGGCAAAAAAGCGATTAATATGTCTCTGCAGGAACCGTTAAGAATGTCCGAAAGAGAAAATTACGCTCACTTCCTGTCGATTCCAAATACCGACCCGTCATTGTTCAAGACTAATACGGTAAAGGGAAGCCAGCTTGTTCAGCCGTTGTTCGAATACTCCGGCGCATGTGCAGGCTGCGGCGAAACGCCGTATGTTAAATTGCTCACGCAGTTATTTGGCGACAGAGCTATGATTGGTAACGCGACAGGCTGCTCGTCGATTTACGGCGGAAACCTGCCGACAACGCCTTACACTGTAAATCAGAACGGCAGAGGCCCCGCATGGAGCAACAGCTTGTTTGAAGATAACGCGGAGTTCGCTCTGGGTATGAGACTTACAGTTGATAAGTTCAAAGAGTTCGCGGTAGAGTTAGTTGCCGCTGCCGCAGGCAAAGGCTGCGTTGACAAGGCATTGGCCGAAGAAATAAAACAGGCTGCGATTGCCAACGACCCGGCACAGGCTGAAATTGAAAAACAAAGAGCAAGAGTTCAGAAGCTCAAAGATGCTTGCGGCGGAAAAGACTGTCCGGAATGCAAACAGCTTTTAACAGTTGCTGATTATCTCGTTCGCAAGAGCGTATGGGCACTTGGCGGCGATGGCTGGGCTTATGATATCGGCTACGGCGGCGTTGACCACGTCCTTGCAAGCGGCAAGAATATTAATATTCTCGTTCTTGACACGGAAGTATATTCGAACACTGGCGGTCAGATGTCAAAATCGACTCCAAGAGCCGCGGTTGCACAATTCGCAGCAGCAGGCAAAACTATGGGCAAGAAAGATATGGCAATGCTCGCGATGACTTACGGAAATATTTACGTCGCCAGAGTCGCGCTTGGTGCGAATATGGCACAGACCGTAAAGGCCTTCGCCGAAGCGGAAAGCTATAACGGCCCGTCTCTTATTCTTGCTTACTCACATTGTATCGCACACGGCTACAATCTGCTCGATGGCTATGAGCATCAGAAACAGGCTGTCGCAAGCGGTTATTGGCCGTTGTACAGATACAATCCTGATTTGAAGGCAGCAGGCCAGAATCCGTTGCAGTTGGATTCGAAAGCTCCGACGGCTAATTTCGTTGATTATGCTTACAGCGAGAACAGATACCGTATGTTGAAGGATTCAAAACCTGAAGTTGCAGAAAAGTTGATGAAACTTGCAACGCAGGATGTTGCTGAAAGATTTAATCTCATTCAGCAGCTTGCGAATCTTCAGTGCGGCAACTGCCAGAAAACAGAAAATAAATAA
- a CDS encoding type II secretion system GspH family protein produces MKKRFAFTLVELLVVISVIAALLAILLPVLNRARANAAKIVCAKNLGQISIAMGAYAVDWQNQIITAREFFFKPTKDNISKTWFVSLLPYVSKKVSINTVEDIFANSPKIWFCPKDKDPYPTGFYNYPHGKTLTSYALNGLCSDNEVYWSGPPLKLGPAGGFTYAQIPQPSSCMLMTETSYASQIYDAEHKNVQDFTVRRDGHHRMTSGFYHSQSMNVSYVDGHVGNIKGREVDADEKYIPSNYKTGKFLFWPKLTLPTANESPAFWGPGY; encoded by the coding sequence ATGAAAAAACGTTTTGCTTTTACGTTGGTCGAATTGCTCGTGGTGATTTCGGTCATCGCTGCGCTGCTGGCGATTTTACTGCCTGTGCTGAATCGTGCCAGAGCGAATGCCGCCAAAATTGTCTGCGCGAAAAATTTGGGACAGATTTCGATTGCGATGGGCGCTTATGCTGTTGATTGGCAGAATCAAATTATAACCGCAAGGGAATTTTTTTTCAAACCAACGAAAGATAACATATCGAAAACGTGGTTTGTAAGTCTCCTGCCGTATGTTTCAAAGAAAGTAAGCATAAATACGGTAGAAGATATTTTCGCTAATTCGCCGAAGATATGGTTTTGCCCCAAAGACAAAGACCCGTACCCGACCGGCTTTTATAATTATCCTCACGGTAAAACGCTTACATCATACGCATTGAACGGCCTTTGTTCCGACAATGAGGTTTATTGGTCTGGCCCGCCGCTCAAACTTGGGCCCGCAGGCGGATTCACTTACGCTCAAATCCCGCAGCCGTCATCTTGTATGCTGATGACGGAAACGAGTTACGCTTCGCAGATTTATGATGCCGAGCATAAGAATGTACAGGATTTTACTGTCAGACGCGACGGCCATCACAGAATGACAAGCGGTTTTTATCATAGCCAGTCTATGAATGTAAGTTACGTTGATGGCCACGTCGGAAATATCAAAGGCCGAGAGGTTGATGCCGATGAAAAATATATTCCGTCGAATTACAAGACCGGCAAATTTTTATTTTGGCCGAAGCTGACTTTGCCGACGGCGAACGAATCACCCGCGTTTTGGGGACCGGGATATTAG